Proteins from one Corynebacterium testudinoris genomic window:
- a CDS encoding EamA family transporter, translating to MSRFPRPGTGIAAPAVMIASGLSLYAGAAVAVGLFDVLPPIVVAWFRISSAAVILLVLVRPGVRAFLGRDGAQAAIYGIATMGMNMSFYEAIARLPLGTAVAVEFLGPILVAAIGSRSIRDWLGLVLATVGVVVISGAVWSTSALGLFFALLAGGLWAVYIVVGSRIVGGTANPRKSMTVGFSIAAVVALPLIVAMWPEDVAMPGTQLLGLALGLGVLSAIIPYSLDQVVMKMAGPSYFALLQALLPVVAALLGAIALQQWLSGAELIGIALVVAAVAIVRQPVAKPDDPLV from the coding sequence ATGAGTAGGTTTCCTCGCCCCGGGACGGGCATCGCAGCTCCAGCCGTGATGATCGCCTCGGGGCTTAGCCTTTATGCTGGTGCTGCCGTCGCGGTGGGGCTTTTTGATGTCCTGCCGCCCATCGTCGTCGCTTGGTTCCGCATCTCCTCGGCTGCCGTTATCTTGTTGGTGTTGGTCCGCCCCGGCGTCCGGGCTTTCCTCGGCCGCGACGGCGCCCAGGCGGCGATTTATGGCATCGCGACCATGGGCATGAACATGAGTTTCTATGAGGCCATTGCCCGGTTGCCGTTGGGCACCGCCGTGGCGGTGGAGTTCCTCGGCCCGATTCTCGTTGCGGCCATCGGCTCGCGCAGCATCCGAGATTGGTTGGGCCTGGTTTTGGCCACCGTCGGTGTCGTCGTTATTTCCGGCGCGGTGTGGTCGACCTCGGCGTTGGGTCTGTTCTTCGCCCTGTTGGCCGGTGGCTTGTGGGCGGTGTACATCGTCGTCGGTTCCCGCATCGTGGGCGGCACGGCCAATCCGCGCAAGTCGATGACGGTTGGTTTTTCCATTGCTGCCGTTGTGGCGTTGCCCCTCATTGTTGCCATGTGGCCCGAGGATGTCGCCATGCCGGGCACCCAGCTGCTGGGCCTGGCGCTCGGCTTGGGTGTGCTCTCCGCCATCATCCCGTATTCCCTGGATCAGGTCGTGATGAAGATGGCTGGCCCGTCCTACTTTGCCCTGCTGCAAGCACTCTTGCCGGTGGTGGCGGCGCTGCTCGGGGCGATCGCGTTGCAGCAGTGGTTGAGCGGCGCGGAGCTCATCGGTATCGCGTTGGTGGTTGCCGCCGTCGCGATCGTGCGGCAGCCGGTGGCTAAGCCGGACGATCCACTGGTGTGA
- the ileS gene encoding isoleucine--tRNA ligase: MSEANGTDNQPGNNSGKTGVGGVYPRVDMTGGSTKFPEMEENVLKYWQDDETFQASLANRQGSPEYIFYDGPPFANGLPHYGHLLTGYVKDIIPRYRTMAGNHVPRVFGWDCHGLPAELEVEKQLGITNKGQIEEMGLAKFNDYCATSVLEYTNEWEEYVTRQARWVDFDNGYKTMDPDFMESVMWAFKELYDKGLIYQGFRVLPYSWAEHTSLSNHETRLDDSYKMRQDPTLTVTFPVTGAVEGSSAAATLSAHPELASAAALAWTTTPWTLPSNLALAVHPDVEYSLVRVGADGLAEFAGQTFLLATNLVGAYAKELGEDREVVSTFLGSELEGLNYQPIFTYFEDQPNAFQFLNADYVTTEDGTGIVHQAPAFGEDDMATCQKYGIDVVIPVDMDGEFTSLAPDYEGQLVFDANKDIIRDLKAAGRVVRHQTIEHSYPHSWRSGQPLIYMALPSWFVAVTKFRDRMVELNHNDIEWMPEHMRDGQFGKWLEGARDWNISRSRYWGSPIPVWVSDNDAYPRVDVYGSLAELEADFGVRPKSLHRPDIDELVRPNPDDPTGQSMMRRVPEVLDCWFESGSMPFAQKHYPFENKEWFETHSPADFIVEYSGQTRGWFYTLHVLSTALFDRPAFTKVVAHGIVLGNDGLKMSKSKGNYPSVNEVFDRDGSDAMRWFLMSSPILRGGNLIVTEQGIRDGVRQALLPIWNAYSFLQLYSSKPAEWSVDSQDVLDRYILAKLHDLVDNVDTALANTDIADATDAVRQFADVLTNWYVRRSRDRFWAGDTENPEAFNTLYTVLEVLARVTAPLLPFISEVIWRGLTGERSVHLADYPSAEQIPADPALVEAMDATRGVCSAASSVRKSHKLRNRLPLPALTVALPDSGKLEAFAPIVRDEVNVKEVILTSDVDSVGTFEVVVNAKVAGPRLGKDVQRVIKAVKSGNYERSGDNVIADGIELTPAEYTERLVAANPESTARIDGLDGLVVLDLTVTDELEAEGWAADVIRGLQDARKATGLEVSDRIAVELSVPEDKLEWAARHQELIAREVLAVAFDVTTDDLSAETIHDVVKGVTATVEKVSQ; the protein is encoded by the coding sequence ATGAGCGAAGCCAACGGCACCGACAATCAGCCCGGCAATAATTCCGGCAAGACCGGCGTGGGTGGGGTCTACCCGCGCGTGGATATGACCGGGGGATCGACCAAGTTCCCGGAGATGGAAGAAAACGTCCTGAAGTATTGGCAGGACGATGAGACCTTCCAGGCCTCCTTAGCCAATCGGCAGGGCTCGCCCGAGTACATCTTCTACGATGGACCGCCCTTCGCCAATGGCCTGCCGCACTACGGCCACCTGCTCACCGGCTACGTCAAGGACATCATCCCGCGCTATCGCACCATGGCCGGCAATCACGTTCCGCGCGTGTTTGGCTGGGACTGCCATGGCCTGCCCGCGGAGCTGGAGGTCGAGAAGCAGCTGGGCATCACCAACAAGGGCCAGATCGAAGAGATGGGCCTGGCGAAGTTCAATGACTACTGCGCCACGTCCGTGCTGGAGTACACCAACGAGTGGGAAGAGTACGTCACCCGCCAGGCTCGGTGGGTTGACTTTGACAATGGCTACAAAACCATGGACCCCGACTTCATGGAGTCGGTCATGTGGGCGTTCAAGGAACTCTATGACAAGGGCTTGATCTACCAGGGTTTCCGCGTCCTTCCGTACTCGTGGGCCGAGCACACGTCGCTGTCAAACCATGAGACCCGACTCGACGATTCCTACAAGATGCGCCAGGATCCGACCCTCACCGTGACCTTCCCGGTCACCGGTGCCGTCGAGGGGTCTTCCGCTGCCGCAACGCTCTCCGCTCACCCCGAGCTGGCTAGCGCCGCCGCCCTTGCCTGGACGACCACTCCCTGGACCCTGCCGTCCAACTTGGCGCTCGCCGTCCACCCGGATGTGGAGTACTCGCTCGTGCGGGTGGGGGCAGATGGCCTCGCCGAGTTCGCTGGCCAGACCTTCCTCCTGGCCACCAACCTCGTCGGTGCGTATGCCAAGGAACTCGGCGAGGACCGCGAGGTCGTTTCCACCTTCCTCGGCTCCGAGCTGGAAGGACTGAACTACCAGCCGATCTTCACCTACTTCGAGGATCAGCCCAACGCCTTCCAATTCCTCAACGCTGACTACGTCACCACTGAGGACGGCACCGGCATCGTCCACCAGGCGCCCGCCTTCGGTGAAGACGATATGGCCACCTGCCAGAAGTACGGGATCGACGTGGTCATCCCCGTCGACATGGACGGTGAGTTCACCTCCCTGGCTCCTGACTACGAAGGCCAGCTCGTCTTCGACGCCAACAAGGACATCATCCGTGATCTCAAGGCCGCCGGGCGGGTCGTGCGCCACCAGACCATCGAGCACTCCTACCCCCACTCCTGGCGTTCGGGCCAGCCGCTGATCTACATGGCACTGCCGTCATGGTTCGTTGCTGTGACCAAGTTCCGCGACCGCATGGTCGAGCTCAACCACAATGACATCGAGTGGATGCCGGAGCACATGCGCGACGGCCAGTTTGGCAAGTGGCTCGAGGGTGCCCGCGATTGGAACATCTCTCGGTCCCGCTACTGGGGTTCTCCGATCCCGGTGTGGGTCTCTGACAATGACGCCTACCCGCGCGTCGATGTTTACGGTTCCCTCGCGGAACTGGAGGCTGATTTCGGCGTGCGACCGAAGTCGCTGCACCGCCCCGACATCGACGAGCTCGTGCGCCCCAACCCGGATGACCCGACGGGGCAGTCGATGATGCGCCGCGTCCCGGAGGTCCTGGACTGCTGGTTCGAGTCGGGTTCCATGCCCTTCGCCCAGAAGCATTACCCCTTTGAGAACAAGGAGTGGTTTGAGACCCATTCCCCGGCGGACTTCATCGTCGAGTACTCCGGTCAGACCCGCGGGTGGTTCTACACCCTCCACGTGCTGTCGACGGCGCTGTTCGACCGCCCGGCGTTTACCAAGGTTGTCGCCCACGGTATCGTTTTGGGCAACGATGGGTTGAAGATGTCCAAGTCTAAGGGCAATTACCCCAGCGTCAATGAGGTGTTTGATCGCGATGGTTCTGATGCCATGCGGTGGTTCCTCATGTCGTCGCCGATCCTGCGCGGCGGCAATCTCATTGTCACTGAGCAGGGTATCCGCGATGGTGTGCGCCAGGCACTGCTGCCGATCTGGAATGCCTATTCCTTCCTGCAGCTGTACTCGTCGAAGCCGGCGGAGTGGTCGGTTGATTCCCAGGATGTGCTCGATCGCTACATCCTGGCCAAGCTCCACGACCTGGTTGACAATGTTGATACGGCCCTGGCGAATACCGATATCGCTGACGCCACGGATGCGGTCCGCCAGTTCGCTGATGTGTTGACCAACTGGTACGTCCGCCGTTCGCGGGATCGTTTCTGGGCGGGCGACACCGAGAACCCGGAGGCTTTCAACACCCTCTACACGGTGCTGGAGGTCCTCGCTCGGGTCACGGCCCCGCTGCTGCCGTTCATCTCGGAGGTCATCTGGCGCGGCCTGACCGGTGAGCGTTCGGTTCACCTGGCCGACTACCCGTCCGCGGAGCAGATCCCGGCAGATCCGGCTCTTGTGGAGGCAATGGATGCTACCCGCGGGGTCTGCTCAGCAGCCTCCTCGGTCCGCAAGTCGCACAAGCTGCGCAACCGTCTGCCGCTGCCGGCTCTGACCGTGGCATTGCCGGATTCCGGCAAGCTGGAGGCGTTTGCTCCGATCGTCCGCGATGAGGTCAACGTCAAGGAAGTGATCCTCACAAGCGACGTCGATTCGGTTGGCACCTTCGAGGTAGTGGTCAACGCCAAGGTGGCAGGTCCGCGTCTAGGTAAGGACGTTCAGCGCGTGATCAAGGCGGTGAAGTCGGGCAACTACGAACGCTCCGGCGACAATGTTATCGCCGATGGCATCGAGTTGACCCCGGCGGAGTACACCGAGCGGCTCGTCGCGGCGAACCCGGAGTCCACCGCGCGTATCGACGGTCTCGATGGACTGGTCGTCCTCGACCTCACGGTCACCGACGAGCTGGAGGCCGAAGGGTGGGCCGCTGACGTCATCCGCGGCCTGCAGGATGCTCGCAAGGCCACCGGGCTGGAGGTCTCCGATCGCATCGCGGTGGAGCTGTCGGTGCCGGAGGACAAGCTGGAGTGGGCTGCTCGCCACCAGGAGCTCATCGCCCGGGAAGTCCTGGCAGTGGCCTTCGATGTCACCACCGATGACCTGTCGGCGGAGACCATCCACGACGTGGTTAAGGGAGTCACTGCCACCGTGGAAAAGGTTTCCCAGTAA
- a CDS encoding DivIVA domain-containing protein, with protein MPLTPADVHNVAFSKPPIGKRGYNEDEVDQFLDLVEDTLAQLQDENDDLRARVEELSSNGGSAPVASAAPASSSVDEAGLRKDIEAKLRNEYEAKLNDARRATEKAQADAKAAKDAAAKARSEADSAKKQASSAPVAAAAAPVAAAAAAGGAVGAETHMQAAKVLGLAQEMADRLTSDAQLESKAMLDEARAAAEKQLTDADNQSRYQLADAAKKAETQLAGANSQATALIADAEKKAEETTSQANARAEAQIRQAEEKANALQADAERKHTEIMATVKQQQSVLETRISELRTYEREYRTRLKTLLQSQLEELESRGSSAPTGGGNNGNN; from the coding sequence ATGCCGCTGACACCAGCTGACGTGCACAATGTCGCTTTCAGTAAGCCGCCGATCGGCAAGCGTGGTTACAACGAAGATGAGGTAGATCAGTTCCTCGACCTCGTTGAAGATACTCTTGCCCAGCTGCAGGATGAGAACGACGACCTCCGCGCACGCGTCGAGGAGCTCAGCTCCAACGGCGGCAGTGCCCCGGTTGCCTCCGCCGCCCCGGCCTCCTCCTCCGTTGATGAAGCTGGCCTGCGCAAGGACATTGAGGCGAAGCTCCGCAATGAGTACGAAGCGAAGCTCAATGATGCCCGCCGCGCCACCGAGAAGGCTCAGGCTGACGCCAAGGCCGCGAAGGATGCAGCCGCTAAGGCTCGCTCCGAGGCGGATTCTGCGAAGAAGCAGGCATCCAGTGCTCCTGTCGCCGCCGCCGCTGCGCCCGTCGCAGCAGCCGCCGCCGCGGGTGGCGCTGTTGGAGCCGAGACCCACATGCAGGCCGCGAAGGTCCTCGGGCTGGCTCAGGAGATGGCTGATCGCCTGACCTCTGACGCTCAGCTCGAATCCAAGGCCATGCTCGATGAGGCTCGTGCCGCTGCCGAGAAGCAGCTGACCGACGCGGACAACCAGTCCCGTTACCAGCTGGCTGACGCCGCTAAGAAGGCGGAGACCCAGCTGGCTGGCGCTAACAGCCAGGCCACCGCCCTCATCGCCGACGCAGAGAAGAAGGCTGAGGAGACCACCTCGCAGGCCAACGCTCGTGCCGAAGCCCAGATCCGTCAGGCCGAGGAGAAGGCCAACGCCCTCCAGGCTGACGCTGAGCGCAAGCACACCGAGATCATGGCCACCGTGAAGCAGCAGCAGTCGGTGCTGGAGACTCGCATCTCCGAGCTGCGCACCTACGAGCGTGAGTACCGCACTCGCCTCAAAACCTTGCTGCAGTCTCAGCTCGAGGAGTTGGAGTCCCGCGGTTCCTCTGCCCCGACCGGCGGCGGGAACAACGGCAACAACTAA
- a CDS encoding YggT family protein — protein MTLIGTILYLLLRLYSLILIARIVIEMIRSFSREFQPPQWFYYVAEPIFQVTDPPVKALRRIIPPLRLGGVALDMSVIVLFIALAILQMVVLSIF, from the coding sequence GTGACTCTAATCGGAACCATCCTTTACCTTCTGCTGAGGCTCTACTCACTCATTCTCATTGCCCGGATCGTCATCGAGATGATTCGTTCCTTCTCGCGTGAGTTTCAGCCGCCCCAATGGTTCTACTACGTCGCCGAGCCAATTTTCCAGGTGACCGATCCTCCGGTGAAGGCGTTGCGGAGGATCATTCCGCCGCTGCGACTGGGCGGAGTTGCCTTAGATATGTCGGTGATTGTGCTGTTCATCGCCCTGGCGATCCTGCAAATGGTAGTGCTGTCTATCTTTTAA
- a CDS encoding cell division protein SepF, with amino-acid sequence MSIIKNAKEFFGLTPYEMEHDDAYYDDEPRYRSNGSSAYAPAPAYERDSYSREYTPSRTERPYVAPRAEVEFVELSSYGQAASIGEPFRDGDAVVFDLTRMENGENKRVVDFAAGLCYAARGRMVNVTKHLDSHRTVFAIIPETADVSTSELERAAGLR; translated from the coding sequence ATGTCGATTATCAAAAACGCGAAGGAATTCTTCGGCCTCACTCCGTACGAGATGGAGCACGACGACGCCTACTACGACGACGAGCCGCGCTACCGCTCCAACGGTTCCTCCGCCTACGCTCCGGCCCCGGCCTACGAGCGTGATTCCTACTCGCGTGAGTACACCCCTTCCCGCACGGAGCGCCCCTACGTCGCCCCGCGCGCCGAGGTTGAGTTCGTCGAACTTTCCTCCTACGGCCAGGCTGCCTCCATCGGAGAGCCGTTCCGCGACGGTGACGCCGTGGTCTTCGACCTCACCCGCATGGAAAACGGCGAGAACAAGCGCGTCGTCGACTTCGCCGCTGGCCTGTGCTACGCAGCCCGCGGCCGCATGGTCAATGTGACCAAGCACCTCGACTCACACCGCACCGTCTTCGCCATCATTCCGGAGACCGCGGATGTGTCCACCTCTGAGCTCGAGCGGGCCGCCGGTCTGCGCTAA
- a CDS encoding YggS family pyridoxal phosphate-dependent enzyme: protein MTVDARTEELRGNLAALHERIDAAVAAAGRQPGDVRLLPVTKFHPAEDVARLATLGVTDVGENREQEAREKAVEVPHVRFHMIGQIQTKKANAVARWAAGVQSLDSVRLAEALDRGMALALERGDRDATILPCHLQLSADGDTARGGVREEDLAELAAVVEKAEYLHLSGIMVVPPLGSSAADVFARTKQLCDELAQRYGRTMELSAGMSADMDEAIAAGTNIVRVGTGVLGNRPVA from the coding sequence ATGACCGTCGACGCCCGAACCGAAGAACTCCGCGGTAATCTGGCCGCCCTCCACGAGCGTATCGATGCAGCCGTTGCTGCCGCCGGGCGCCAACCCGGCGACGTGCGCCTGCTGCCCGTGACCAAGTTTCACCCCGCCGAAGACGTCGCCCGCCTGGCCACGTTGGGAGTGACGGACGTCGGAGAAAACCGCGAGCAAGAGGCCCGGGAGAAGGCGGTCGAGGTTCCACACGTCCGCTTCCACATGATCGGCCAGATTCAGACGAAGAAAGCCAACGCCGTCGCCCGCTGGGCCGCCGGCGTGCAGTCGCTGGATTCGGTGCGCCTGGCCGAAGCCCTCGATCGCGGCATGGCGTTGGCGCTCGAACGCGGTGACCGCGACGCTACGATTCTGCCGTGTCACCTGCAGCTGTCCGCGGACGGGGACACGGCGCGCGGGGGAGTGAGGGAAGAGGACCTGGCGGAGCTGGCCGCCGTCGTTGAAAAGGCAGAATACTTGCACCTCAGTGGCATCATGGTGGTTCCTCCGCTGGGTTCCTCCGCCGCCGACGTCTTCGCCCGAACCAAGCAGCTGTGCGATGAACTAGCCCAGCGCTATGGGCGAACGATGGAGCTGTCCGCGGGCATGTCAGCGGACATGGATGAGGCGATTGCAGCAGGGACAAATATCGTGCGTGTCGGAACCGGAGTGCTGGGAAATCGGCCAGTAGCGTAA
- the pgeF gene encoding peptidoglycan editing factor PgeF has protein sequence MSQSSPQGTEIHRPVRMVFTTRAGGVSSSPYDSFNLGDHVGDDPAHVAANRERLASVLGLDPANVVWMEQIHSPNVTVVDGPVFEPVEASDALVTTARGLALAVLVADCVPVLLADHVNGVVAAAHAGRLGARNGIVARTVETMLSLGATPATIQVLLGPAAAGRDYEVPAAMAADVDKHLPGSLTRTAKGTTGLDIRAGLVRQLMGLGVTAIEADPRSTIADTDFFSYRRDGVTGRQAGLVWLP, from the coding sequence ATGTCCCAGAGTTCCCCGCAAGGCACCGAGATTCACCGCCCCGTCCGCATGGTTTTTACTACCCGTGCTGGCGGGGTCTCGTCGTCTCCTTATGATTCCTTCAACTTAGGCGACCACGTGGGAGATGATCCCGCCCACGTTGCTGCTAATCGGGAGCGGCTGGCGTCCGTTCTCGGCCTGGATCCGGCCAACGTCGTGTGGATGGAGCAGATCCATTCCCCCAACGTCACCGTCGTCGACGGCCCCGTGTTTGAGCCGGTCGAGGCATCCGACGCGCTGGTGACCACCGCGAGGGGCTTGGCTTTGGCGGTCCTCGTGGCCGACTGCGTGCCCGTCCTCCTGGCGGATCATGTCAACGGTGTTGTCGCGGCCGCACACGCCGGTCGCCTCGGAGCCCGCAACGGCATCGTCGCCCGCACCGTAGAGACGATGTTGTCGCTGGGGGCGACCCCGGCGACCATTCAGGTGCTGCTCGGCCCAGCCGCTGCGGGCCGTGACTATGAAGTGCCTGCGGCGATGGCCGCGGACGTCGACAAGCATCTGCCAGGATCGCTGACCCGGACGGCGAAGGGCACCACCGGCCTGGATATCCGGGCCGGGCTAGTCCGACAGCTGATGGGCCTTGGCGTGACCGCCATCGAGGCCGACCCGCGCTCCACCATCGCCGACACCGACTTCTTCTCCTACCGCCGTGACGGTGTCACCGGGCGCCAAGCGGGCTTGGTGTGGCTGCCATGA
- the ftsZ gene encoding cell division protein FtsZ, whose protein sequence is MTSPNNYLAVIKVVGVGGGGVNAVNRMIEEGLKGVEFVAINTDSQALLFSDADTKLDIGREATRGLGAGANPEVGRTSAEDHKNEIEETLKGADMVFVTAGEGGGTGTGAAPVVAGVAKKLGALTVGVVTKPFKFEGPARNRKAEEGIEELRAVCDTLIVIPNDRLLQLGDATLSMMDAFRAADEVLHNGVQGITNLIVTPGVINVDFADVRSVMSDAGSALMGVGSARGDDRVMNATLQAINSPLLESTMEGAKGLLLSVAGASDLGLMEVNEAMTTVQEQSDEDANIIFGTIIDDNLGDEVRVTIVATGFDANRNSPPAAVTRDEAAESVTPAPATEERGRLFGGSDRDRGSESADDGRHHYRSEPSNGGLFTSGRDTRSNGSSDDDLDVPDFLR, encoded by the coding sequence ATGACCTCACCTAATAACTACCTCGCCGTCATCAAGGTCGTAGGCGTCGGCGGCGGCGGAGTCAACGCCGTTAACCGCATGATCGAGGAGGGCCTCAAGGGTGTCGAGTTCGTTGCGATCAACACCGATTCCCAGGCGCTGCTCTTCTCCGACGCGGACACCAAGCTCGACATCGGCCGCGAGGCCACCCGAGGCTTGGGTGCCGGGGCGAACCCGGAAGTGGGCCGCACCTCCGCCGAGGATCACAAGAACGAGATCGAGGAGACCCTCAAGGGGGCTGACATGGTCTTCGTTACCGCCGGTGAGGGTGGCGGCACCGGTACCGGCGCGGCCCCCGTCGTCGCCGGGGTGGCAAAGAAGCTCGGCGCCCTCACCGTTGGCGTGGTAACCAAGCCTTTCAAGTTCGAAGGCCCGGCCCGTAACCGCAAGGCCGAAGAAGGCATCGAGGAGCTGCGCGCAGTCTGCGACACCCTCATCGTCATCCCCAACGACCGCCTCCTGCAGCTTGGCGACGCCACCTTGTCCATGATGGATGCCTTCCGCGCGGCCGATGAGGTCCTGCACAACGGCGTGCAGGGCATCACCAATCTCATCGTCACCCCCGGCGTCATCAACGTCGACTTCGCCGACGTCCGCTCCGTCATGTCCGATGCCGGTTCCGCCCTCATGGGTGTCGGTTCCGCCCGCGGCGACGATCGCGTTATGAACGCCACCCTTCAGGCCATCAACTCCCCGCTGCTCGAATCCACCATGGAAGGCGCGAAGGGCCTGCTGCTCTCCGTTGCTGGCGCATCCGATCTGGGCCTCATGGAGGTCAACGAAGCGATGACCACCGTCCAGGAGCAGTCGGACGAGGACGCGAACATCATCTTCGGCACCATCATTGATGACAACCTCGGCGACGAGGTCCGCGTCACCATCGTGGCCACCGGCTTTGATGCCAACCGCAACAGCCCGCCCGCCGCCGTCACCCGCGACGAGGCCGCCGAGTCCGTCACCCCTGCCCCCGCCACGGAGGAGCGCGGTCGACTGTTCGGCGGAAGCGATCGGGACCGCGGCTCCGAGTCTGCTGACGACGGCCGCCACCACTACCGCAGTGAGCCGAGCAACGGTGGGTTGTTCACCTCCGGCCGGGATACCCGCAGCAACGGCTCCTCCGACGACGATCTCGATGTGCCCGACTTCTTGCGCTAA
- a CDS encoding cell division protein FtsQ/DivIB, translating into MSRKKIVLAVAAVVAVIVVAFGAVWAFPVFTIKDYDVTGNVHTTTEDIIEVAGVAQGHNLARVDASSAAANVVTLPWVKSATVNRQWPSTLGVDVVERQAVLYSVEGDGDHLIDDAGTPFVIDTPPDDAVEVTGSQRQEPAVLTSVAQVVAQLPASVRLAVARIDVPAQHDLTFYLHDGRTVYWGSTESAHDKALAMEDILGREGQSWNVSNPSLVTVR; encoded by the coding sequence ATGAGCCGCAAGAAGATTGTCCTCGCCGTCGCCGCGGTGGTGGCGGTGATCGTGGTGGCCTTCGGGGCGGTGTGGGCCTTTCCGGTGTTCACGATCAAAGACTACGACGTGACCGGCAATGTGCACACCACCACCGAGGACATCATCGAGGTGGCTGGGGTGGCTCAGGGGCACAACCTCGCCCGCGTGGATGCCAGTTCAGCGGCTGCCAACGTTGTCACCTTGCCGTGGGTGAAGTCCGCCACGGTGAATCGGCAGTGGCCGTCCACCCTCGGGGTGGACGTGGTGGAGCGCCAGGCGGTGCTCTACTCCGTTGAGGGGGACGGCGACCACCTCATCGACGACGCCGGAACGCCGTTCGTCATTGATACACCCCCCGACGACGCCGTCGAGGTCACGGGATCCCAGCGCCAAGAACCAGCCGTGCTCACGTCAGTCGCCCAGGTGGTGGCGCAGCTACCCGCTTCGGTGCGCCTGGCGGTTGCCCGGATCGATGTCCCGGCCCAACACGATCTGACCTTCTACCTGCACGATGGCCGCACCGTGTACTGGGGTTCGACCGAAAGTGCCCACGATAAGGCGCTGGCGATGGAGGACATCTTAGGGCGCGAGGGACAGTCCTGGAATGTGTCCAATCCTTCGCTGGTGACGGTGCGCTAG
- the murC gene encoding UDP-N-acetylmuramate--L-alanine ligase, with the protein MTDGTVDLSRVHLVGIGGAGMSGVARILLSRGATVTGSDVKASRPVRALTSMGAHIAIGHAAENLTLSGELPTVVVVSFAAIPQDNPELIAAQEHGIPVIRRSDLLGELMDGYRQVLIAGTHGKTSTTSMAVAALQAAGLDPSFAIGGQLNRSGTNAHHGTGDAFVAEADESDASLLRYRPDVAVVTNIEPDHLDYFGTAKAYYQVFDDFAERLTPTGTLVVCLDDIHAAALGERCLDKGIQVLGYGTTEAAALHSDIPLGAEIVSTTFEEVGTVAHLRIDDRDITVTLQIPGQHMVLNGAGALLAGLLVGGDLDQLVSGLSDFNGVRRRFEYRGTVTSGEFAGLRVFDDYAHHPTEVTAVLQAARQKVEAEGEGARVVVVFQPHLYSRTIEFSEEFAAALSLADSVIVLEIFGAREKPVEGVTSRIITDSVTCDVAYEPDFSEAVDTLRSRIRPGDLVLTMGAGNVTLLAGEILTQLEES; encoded by the coding sequence ATGACTGACGGCACCGTCGACCTTTCCCGTGTCCATCTCGTCGGAATTGGCGGGGCCGGTATGTCCGGGGTGGCCCGCATTCTCCTGTCCCGGGGTGCGACCGTCACCGGTTCCGACGTCAAAGCGTCCCGGCCCGTCCGCGCTCTCACCTCGATGGGAGCGCACATCGCCATCGGCCATGCTGCAGAAAACCTCACGCTCTCCGGCGAGCTGCCCACCGTGGTTGTCGTTTCTTTCGCCGCGATCCCGCAGGATAATCCTGAGCTCATCGCGGCGCAGGAACACGGTATTCCCGTGATCCGTCGCTCCGATCTTTTGGGTGAGCTGATGGACGGCTACCGGCAGGTGCTCATCGCTGGAACCCACGGCAAGACGTCGACGACGTCCATGGCCGTTGCCGCGCTCCAGGCAGCGGGGCTGGACCCCAGTTTCGCCATTGGTGGTCAGCTCAATCGCTCCGGCACCAACGCCCACCACGGCACCGGTGATGCCTTCGTCGCCGAGGCGGACGAATCGGATGCCTCGCTGTTGCGCTACCGCCCCGATGTCGCGGTGGTAACCAATATTGAGCCCGATCATCTCGACTACTTTGGCACCGCCAAGGCCTACTACCAAGTATTTGATGACTTCGCCGAGCGACTCACCCCGACCGGCACGCTCGTCGTCTGCCTGGACGATATCCACGCCGCCGCCCTCGGCGAGCGCTGCCTGGACAAGGGCATCCAGGTTCTTGGTTATGGCACGACCGAGGCCGCCGCTTTGCATTCGGACATCCCGCTCGGCGCGGAAATCGTGTCCACCACCTTCGAAGAGGTGGGCACCGTGGCTCATCTGCGTATCGACGACCGCGACATCACCGTCACCCTACAAATTCCCGGTCAGCACATGGTCCTCAACGGCGCCGGCGCGCTGCTGGCGGGCCTGCTCGTCGGAGGTGACCTCGACCAGCTGGTCAGCGGGCTCAGCGATTTCAATGGCGTACGGCGCCGCTTTGAATACCGGGGTACGGTCACCAGCGGCGAGTTCGCCGGCCTGCGGGTCTTCGACGACTACGCCCATCATCCGACCGAGGTGACGGCGGTGCTGCAGGCCGCGCGCCAAAAGGTGGAGGCCGAAGGCGAGGGAGCCCGCGTTGTCGTGGTGTTCCAACCGCACCTGTATTCGCGCACGATCGAATTCTCGGAGGAGTTCGCCGCCGCCCTGTCGCTGGCTGATTCCGTCATCGTGTTGGAAATTTTTGGCGCCCGGGAAAAGCCTGTGGAAGGTGTCACCTCGCGCATCATCACCGACTCTGTCACCTGTGACGTTGCTTATGAGCCGGACTTTTCCGAGGCCGTGGATACCTTGCGTTCCCGCATCCGGCCGGGTGACCTCGTGCTCACCATGGGCGCGGGCAACGTCACGCTGTTGGCGGGGGAGATCCTTACTCAGCTGGAAGAGTCCTGA